In a single window of the Zonotrichia leucophrys gambelii isolate GWCS_2022_RI chromosome 2, RI_Zleu_2.0, whole genome shotgun sequence genome:
- the LOC135443058 gene encoding guanine nucleotide-binding protein G(I)/G(S)/G(O) subunit gamma-11, translating to MPAINIEDLSEKDKLKMEVEQLRKEVKLERQPVSKCSEEIKNYIEERSGEDPLVKGVPEDKNPFKEKGGCVIA from the exons ATGCCAGCCATCAACATCGAGGACCTGAGCGAGAAGGACAAACTGAAAATGGAAGTGGAGCAGCTCCGGAAAGAAGTGAAGCTGGAAAGGCAGCCG GTGTCCAAGTGCTCCGAAGAGATCAAGAACTACATCGAGGAGCGGTCGGGAGAGGACCCGCTGGTGAAGGGGGTCCCCGAAGACAAGAACCCCTTCAAGGAGAAGGGAGGCTGTGTCATCGCTTAG